A region from the Sandaracinus amylolyticus genome encodes:
- a CDS encoding DUF3634 family protein, with protein sequence MLDPIVILVVLLVAVGAYVLWRANEIFCLSVRDGRVLVVRGRIPPALLHGIEDVVRRTGTRRATIRAVAGQHHARLVLSGTDDGTAQRLRNVFGTHPIQKLRGAKLPEARNLGQVLGIAWLAWLLVDRGRG encoded by the coding sequence GTGCTCGACCCGATCGTGATCCTCGTCGTGCTCCTCGTCGCGGTCGGCGCGTACGTGCTCTGGCGCGCGAACGAGATCTTCTGCCTGTCGGTGCGCGATGGACGCGTGCTAGTGGTGCGCGGACGCATCCCGCCCGCGCTGCTCCACGGCATCGAGGACGTCGTGCGTCGCACCGGAACGCGCCGCGCGACGATCCGCGCGGTCGCGGGCCAGCACCACGCGCGGCTCGTGTTGAGCGGCACCGACGACGGCACCGCGCAGCGCCTGCGCAACGTGTTCGGGACGCACCCGATCCAGAAGCTCCGCGGCGCGAAGCTCCCCGAGGCGCGCAACCTCGGTCAGGTCCTCGGCATCGCGTGGCTCGCGTGGCTGCTGGTGGATCGCGGCCGCGGCTGA
- a CDS encoding trans-sulfuration enzyme family protein, which produces MSSDQQSKKQEPGRTPETRAVHGGEPRDRASDSLAEPIVQTATYTFASTSALVEYMEGKVEREEYGRYGNPTVRTLEQKMAALEGTDDAVAFSSGMSAVTTAILALVKSGSHVVLFSDCYRRTRQFVTSFLDRFGVTSTLVPPADVDAMQAALTPQTRLVISEAPTNPYNNVVDLRRVAAICRERRIRTMIDATFATPVNLRPAEHGIDLVVHSATKYLSGHNDVLAGVVAGPNGLVSLVRDLRHVLGGVLDPHAAYLVHRGIKTLAVRVKQQNASALALAQALEGHPRVRRVWYPGLASHPHHAVAKELMTGFGGVVTFAVKGDLASVGRFVDACRIPRIAPSLGGVESLIEQPALMSYFELSTEQREAVGISDDLVRYAVGIEDTDELVADVLRALDQTA; this is translated from the coding sequence ATGTCTTCCGACCAGCAGTCCAAGAAGCAGGAGCCCGGGCGGACGCCGGAGACGCGCGCCGTGCACGGCGGCGAGCCCCGCGATCGCGCGAGCGACTCGCTCGCCGAGCCGATCGTCCAGACCGCCACGTACACGTTCGCGAGCACGAGCGCGCTCGTCGAGTACATGGAGGGCAAGGTCGAGCGCGAGGAGTACGGGCGCTACGGGAACCCGACGGTCCGCACGCTCGAGCAGAAGATGGCGGCGCTCGAGGGCACCGACGACGCGGTCGCGTTCTCGAGCGGCATGTCCGCGGTCACCACGGCGATCCTCGCGCTCGTGAAGAGCGGCTCGCACGTCGTGCTCTTCTCGGACTGCTACCGCCGCACGCGCCAGTTCGTGACGTCGTTCCTCGATCGCTTCGGCGTCACGAGCACGCTCGTCCCACCCGCCGACGTCGACGCGATGCAGGCCGCGCTCACCCCGCAGACGCGCCTCGTCATCAGCGAAGCGCCGACGAACCCGTACAACAACGTGGTCGACCTGCGCCGCGTCGCCGCGATCTGCCGCGAGCGACGCATCCGCACGATGATCGACGCGACCTTCGCGACGCCGGTGAACCTGCGCCCCGCGGAGCACGGGATCGATCTCGTCGTGCACAGCGCGACCAAGTACCTGAGCGGGCACAACGACGTGCTCGCGGGCGTCGTCGCGGGGCCGAACGGGCTCGTGTCGCTGGTGCGCGATCTGCGGCACGTGCTCGGCGGCGTGCTCGATCCCCACGCCGCGTACCTCGTGCATCGCGGCATCAAGACGCTCGCGGTGCGCGTGAAGCAGCAGAACGCGAGCGCGCTCGCGCTGGCGCAGGCGCTCGAGGGTCACCCGCGGGTGCGGCGCGTCTGGTATCCGGGGCTCGCGTCGCATCCGCACCACGCGGTCGCGAAAGAGCTCATGACGGGCTTCGGCGGCGTGGTGACGTTCGCGGTGAAGGGCGATCTCGCGAGCGTCGGGCGCTTCGTCGACGCGTGCCGCATCCCGCGCATCGCGCCGAGCCTCGGCGGCGTGGAGTCGCTGATCGAGCAGCCCGCGCTGATGAGCTACTTCGAGCTCTCGACCGAGCAGCGCGAGGCCGTGGGCATCAGCGACGACCTCGTGCGCTACGCCGTCGGCATCGAGGACACCGACGAGCTCGTCGCGGACGTGCTGAGGGCCCTCGATCAGACCGCCTGA
- a CDS encoding complex I subunit 1/NuoH family protein — MDLGWLVLVSILKIAFVIGVLLLLFAPVLVLAERRQSAFFQDRLGPYMGGFPMPRALLDAIPYLVLGAYVVAALCGVMFAISLAMVATGNGQDVLFTEPVFGIEHTWGGLMLVFFPLAVIHLVAAKILPFLFFDGRLTIFGGLHALFDAIKAFTKEDIVPPRGDKFLHSIAPIIAMVPAFATAAVIPFGPTIYVDYLLDQLPAEGAIGGTAIDIQVANLNIGILYIFAIAGTGIIGAAIAGYASDNKYALLGGLRAASQMVSYEVTLGLSLVPMFMLYDSLMLPDMIRWQSEHVWGVLVNPLAFVLFFTATIAEYKRVPFDAPEGESEIVAGYFLEYSSGKWLMYMMGEFIEVAVSSAIIAVVFLGGWDVPFLTRAGWEAFGYRFDLSGTDFAVVSNVANSHLFIIILQVVAFLTKVMVLALISIQVRWTLPRFRYDQIMSLCWKLILPLSLLNILVTGIFVLLFQQMGW; from the coding sequence ATGGATCTCGGCTGGCTCGTTCTCGTTTCGATCCTGAAGATCGCGTTCGTCATCGGCGTGCTGCTGCTGCTGTTCGCGCCGGTGCTGGTGCTCGCGGAGCGTCGTCAGAGCGCGTTCTTCCAGGATCGCCTCGGCCCGTACATGGGCGGCTTCCCGATGCCGCGCGCGCTGCTCGACGCGATCCCGTACCTGGTGCTCGGCGCGTACGTCGTCGCGGCGCTCTGCGGCGTGATGTTCGCGATCAGCCTGGCGATGGTCGCGACCGGCAACGGTCAGGACGTGCTCTTCACCGAGCCGGTGTTCGGCATCGAGCACACGTGGGGCGGGCTGATGCTCGTCTTCTTCCCGCTCGCGGTCATCCACCTCGTCGCGGCGAAGATCCTCCCGTTCCTCTTCTTCGATGGGCGCCTGACGATCTTCGGCGGCCTGCACGCGCTCTTCGACGCGATCAAGGCGTTCACCAAGGAGGACATCGTCCCGCCCCGCGGCGACAAGTTCCTCCACTCGATCGCGCCGATCATCGCGATGGTCCCGGCGTTCGCGACCGCGGCGGTGATCCCGTTCGGTCCGACGATCTACGTCGACTACCTGCTCGATCAGCTGCCCGCGGAGGGCGCGATCGGCGGGACCGCGATCGACATCCAGGTCGCGAACCTCAACATCGGCATCCTCTACATCTTCGCGATCGCGGGCACCGGCATCATCGGCGCGGCGATCGCGGGCTACGCGAGCGACAACAAGTACGCGCTGCTCGGCGGCCTCCGCGCTGCGAGCCAGATGGTCAGCTACGAGGTCACGCTCGGCCTCTCGCTGGTCCCGATGTTCATGCTCTACGACTCGCTGATGCTGCCGGACATGATCCGCTGGCAGAGCGAGCACGTGTGGGGCGTGCTGGTGAACCCGCTCGCGTTCGTCCTCTTCTTCACCGCGACGATCGCGGAGTACAAGCGCGTTCCGTTCGACGCGCCCGAAGGTGAGAGCGAGATCGTCGCCGGCTACTTCCTCGAGTACTCGTCGGGCAAGTGGCTGATGTACATGATGGGCGAGTTCATCGAGGTCGCGGTGAGCTCGGCGATCATCGCGGTCGTCTTCCTCGGCGGCTGGGACGTGCCGTTCCTGACCCGCGCGGGCTGGGAGGCGTTCGGCTACCGCTTCGATCTGAGCGGGACGGACTTCGCGGTCGTCAGCAACGTCGCGAACTCGCACCTGTTCATCATCATCCTGCAGGTCGTCGCGTTCCTGACGAAGGTCATGGTGCTCGCGCTGATCAGCATCCAGGTGCGCTGGACGCTGCCGCGCTTCCGCTACGACCAGATCATGAGCCTCTGCTGGAAGCTCATCCTGCCGCTCTCGCTGCTGAACATCCTCGTGACCGGCATCTTCGTGCTGCTGTTCCAGCAGATGGGTTGGTGA
- a CDS encoding NuoI/complex I 23 kDa subunit family protein — protein MAYAIKKPGRTVADQSYVVEAVKGLGVTFKRFFQNTIGPAENRKTATIRYPEESRDYPERFRGVHRLTHRADGSPRCVACLCCSTACPAQCIYIEPAEYEADDPRHGYERYPRVFVIDELRCIFCGFCVEACPCDAIRMDTGTHVPASWKREHFIFDKETLMSIPGKDGTYVTANPRHEPGDPTHPGLDREKAH, from the coding sequence ATGGCCTACGCGATCAAGAAGCCCGGACGCACCGTCGCGGACCAGAGCTACGTCGTCGAGGCGGTGAAGGGCCTCGGCGTCACCTTCAAGCGCTTCTTCCAGAACACGATCGGCCCCGCCGAGAACCGGAAGACCGCGACGATCCGCTACCCCGAGGAGAGCCGCGACTACCCGGAGCGCTTCCGCGGCGTGCACCGGCTCACCCACCGCGCGGACGGCTCGCCGCGCTGCGTCGCGTGCCTGTGCTGCAGCACGGCGTGCCCGGCGCAGTGCATCTACATCGAGCCCGCCGAGTACGAGGCGGACGATCCGCGCCACGGCTACGAGCGCTACCCGCGCGTGTTCGTGATCGACGAGCTGCGCTGCATCTTCTGCGGGTTCTGCGTCGAGGCGTGCCCGTGCGACGCGATCCGCATGGACACCGGCACGCACGTGCCGGCGTCGTGGAAGCGCGAGCACTTCATCTTCGACAAAGAGACGCTGATGAGCATCCCGGGCAAGGACGGGACGTACGTCACCGCGAACCCGCGCCACGAGCCCGGCGACCCGACGCACCCGGGCCTGGACCGCGAAAAGGCGCACTGA